In one window of Arachis ipaensis cultivar K30076 chromosome B06, Araip1.1, whole genome shotgun sequence DNA:
- the LOC107645509 gene encoding DNA helicase INO80 isoform X3, producing MDHRTKSKDSLNYSTLFNLESLMNFQLPEQDDDFNYYENSSQDESRDSQVGRAVANYSNGNMRGKEVSSAKKRKWSQNGDNEERSSYYRTHRSMLGEHIQKYKRRFNDNSSSPAQNQVAAPLLKSSVGSKAHKSGNELRRGLHAAETTSEWMNGSNSQKMGNYRDSDLLKQYCPNRIIYEPAFLDIGDGITYKIPPRYDKLAALLNLPTFSEIHVQDFYLKGTLDLGSLAEMMAADKRFGNRNRIGMGETIPHYESLQARLKVMSASNSPHKFSLKVSDLNSSIPEGAAGNIKRSILSEGGVLQIYYVKVLEKGDTYEIIERSLPKKQKVKKDPALIEKEEMERIGKIWVNIIRRDIPKHQRNFTALHRKQLVDAKRFAENCQREVRLKVSRSIKWTRTAGIRTRKLARDMLLFWKRIDKEMAEVRRREEKEAAEALRREQEEDHEEAELKKEALKAAQEAVSKQRRLTSAFDTECLRLRQADEADLLQPEVAGASNIDLQTPSTMPVASTVRTPELFKGVLKEYQLKGLQWLVNCYEQGLNGILADEMGLGKTIQAMAFLAHLAEEKNIWGPFLVVAPASVLNNWNEELERFCPELKRLPYWGGVAERSVLRKSINPKDLYRREAKFHVLITSYQLLVTDEKFFRRVKWQYMVLDEAQAIKSSASIRWKTLLSFNCRNRLLLTGTPIQNNMAELWSLLHFIMPTLFDSHEQFNEWFSKGIENHAEHGGTLNEHQLNRLHSILKPFMLRRVKKDVISELTTKTEVTVHCKLSSRQQAFYQAIKNKISLAELFDSNRGQLNEKRILNLMNIVIQLRKVCNHPELFERSEGSTYLHFGEIPNSLLPPPFGELEDVYYSGGHNPISYEIPKLVYREIMQSSETLGSAVGHGVCRESFLKHFNIFRPENVYRSVFPEGMCVSSGGFGFTHMTDLSPQEVAFLANGSFMERLLFSMMRSDKKFIDEVVDFLVETIDDDDPECSNLEKGKVRAVTRMLLVPSKSETQFLQRRFPTGPSHAPFEALVVSDQDRLLSNARLLHSAYTYIPRSRAPPVGVHCSDRNFYYKMIEQFHNPWIKRLFVGFARTSECNGPRMPDCHHLIEEIDSELPVSQPALQLTHSIFGSSPPMWNFDPAKLLTDSGKLQTLDILLRRLRAENHRVLLFAQMTKMLNILEDYMNYRKYRYFRLDGSSTIQDRRDMVRDFQNRPDIFVFLLSTRAGGLGINLTAADTVIFYESDWNPTLDLQAMDRAHRLGQTRDVTVYRLICKETVEEKILHRASQKSTVQNLVMTGGSVGGDLLAPEDVVSLLLDDPQLEQKLKEIPLQAKDKQKKKQPARGIFLNEEGDASLQDLTNAVPQGTVDNDLTVDTEGSKSANKKRKAASDKQTSRLKSSQKISDVGMSAMDDELDDLNTDPVGQKPKRPKRLKKSINERFEEASIGTATAVTEQTQYPPPQDFTSIVPRAETSLDP from the exons ATGGATCACAGAACAAAGTCGAAGGACTCGCTCAACTACTCCACTCTCTTCAATCTCGAG TCTTTGATGAACTTTCAACTTCCAGAACAAGATGATGATTTCAATTATTACGAAAATAGTAGTCAGGATGAGAGCAGAGATAGCCAAG TAGGTAGGGCTGTTGCAAATTACAGTAATGGGAATATGCGTGGTAAGGAGGTGAGTTCggcgaagaagaggaagtggtctCAGAACGGGGACAATGAGGAAAGGAGCAGTTATTACAGGACACA TAGGTCGATGCTTGGAGAGCATATTCAGAAATACAAGAGGAGGTTTAATGATAACTCATCTAGCCCTGCTCAAAATCAGGTTGCTGCTCCTCTTCTCAAAAGTAGCGTGGGTTCAAAAGCTCACAAGTCAGGGAATGAACTCAGGAGAGGACTACATGCTGCAGAGACTACATCTGAGTGGATGAATGGTTCCAATTCTCAGAAAATGGGAAATTACCGTGATTCTGATCTCTTGAAGCAATATTGCCCCAATAG GATAATATATGAACCTGCTTTTTTGGATATTGGGGATGGTATCACTTACAAGATTCCTCCAAGATATGATAAGTTAGCTGCATTGCTCAACCTTCCTACCTTCTCAGAGATCCATGTTCAGGATTTCTACTTAAAGGGTACCTTGGATTTGGGATCCTTGGCTGAAATGATGGCTGCTGATAAAAGATTTGGGAACAGAAACCGGATAGGCATGGGGGAAACCATACCCCACTATGAATCACTTCAGGCACGATTGAAGGTCATGTCAGCTTCTAATTCACCTCATAAGTTCAGTCTGAAAGTATCAGACTTGAACTCCTCCATTCCAGAGGGGGCTGCTGGAAACATCAAGCGATCTATTCTGTCCGAGGGTGGTGTATTGCAGATTTACTATGTGAAGGTTTTGGAGAAAGGGGACACTTATGAG ATCATTGAACGAAGCCTACCCAAGAAGCAAAAGGTAAAGAAAGACCCTGCTTTGATAGAGAAGGAGGAAATGGAAAGAATTGGTAAGATTTGGGTGAACATTATTAGAAGAGATATACCCAAACATCAGAGGAACTTCACTGCTTTGCATCGAAAGCAGCTTGTTGATGCCAAGAGGTTTGCTGAGAACTGTCAGAGAGAG GTTAGGCTGAAAGTGAGTAGATCAATTAAATGGACGCGGACTGCTGGTATACGCACCCGAAAACTTGCTAGAGACATGTTGCTATTCTGGAAGCGAATAGATAAGGAGATG GCAGAAGTACGAAGACGAGAGGAGAAAGAAGCTGCTGAAGCTTTGAGGCGTGAACAG GAGGAAGATCATGAAGAGGCTGAGTTGAAGAAGGAAGCTCTGAAGGCTGCTCAAGAAGCTGTTTCCAAACAGAGAAGATTGACAAGTGCTTTTGACACTGAGTGCTTGAGGCTGCGCCAGGCTGATGAAGCTGATTTACTCCAACCAGAAGTTGCTGGAGCAAGTAATATTGATTTACAAACCCC CTCAACCATGCCAGTGGCCTCCACAGTTCGGACACCAGAATTGTTTAAAGGTGTTCTCAAAGAGTATCAGCTAAAAGGTCTTCAATGGCTAGTTAATTGTTATGAGCAG GGTTTAAATGGTATTCTTGCTGATGAGATGGGTCTTGGAAAGACCATTCAGGCTATGGCTTTTTTAGCCCATCTAGCTGAG GAGAAAAACATATGGGGACCTTTCCTGGTTGTTGCACCTGCATCTGTATTAAACAATTGGAATGAGGAACTTGAGCGCTTTTGCCCTGAACTGAAAAGACTTCCTTATTGGGGTGGGGTTGCAGAGCGGTCAGTGCTTAGGAAAAGTATTAACCCAAAGGATCTTTATCGCAG GGAAGCCAAATTTCATGTCCTCATCACAAGCTATCAGTTATTAGTTACTGATGAGAAGTTTTTTCGTCGTGTAAAATGGCAGTACATGGTTTTAGATGAAGCCCAGGCAATTAAAAGTTCTGCCAG TATAAGATGGAAGACGCTCCTAAGTTTTAATTGTCGGAATCGCTTACTGCTGACTGGTACACCTATTCAGAATAATATGGCGGAGTTGTGGTCTCTTTTGCATTTCATTATGCCAACATTATTTGACAGCCATGAGCAGTTTAATGAGTGGTTTTCAAAAGG AATTGAGAACCATGCTGAACATGGGGGTACTTTGAATGAGCACCAACTGAATAGATTG CATTCAATCCTAAAGCCGTTCATGCTGCGCCGTGTTAAAAAAGATGTAATCTCTGAGCTGACCACTAAAACTGAAGTTACAGTTCACTGCAAGTTGAGTTCTCGACAACAGGCTTTCTATCAAGcaattaaaaacaagatatcTCTTGCTGAACTGTTTGATAGTAATCGTGGACAGCTCAATGAGaagagaattttgaatttaatgaacaTCGTTATTCAACTAAGGAAG GTTTGCAACCATCCAGAATTATTTGAAAGGAGCGAGGGAAGCACATACCTTCATTTTGGAGAGATTCCAAATTCTCTTCTACCTCCTCCATTTGGGGAGTTGGAGGATGTATACTATTCTGGGGGTCACAACCCCATTTCATACGAG ataccAAAACTTGTGTATCGAGAAATTATGCAGAGTTCTGAGACTCTTGGTTCAGCTGTTGGTCATGGTGTCTGCAGAGAATCTTTTCTGaaacattttaatatttttagacCAGAAAATGTTTATCGATCTGTTTTCCCGGAAGGTATGTGTGTTAGCAGTGGAGGCTTTGGTTTTACCCATATGACGGATTTGTCTCCACAAGAGGTGGCATTTTTGGCTAATGGTTCTTTTATGGAGCGATTGTTATTTTCTATGATGAGATCGGATAAAAAATTCATCGATGAAGTTGTAGATTTTCTTGTTGAGACCATAGATGATGATGATCCAGAATGTAGTAATCTTGAGAAAGGGAAAGTGAGAGCTGTTACTCGAATGTTATTGGTGCCATCAAAATCTGAAACTCAGTTTCTTCAAAGAAGATTTCCAACCGGGCCCAGCCATGCTCCTTTTGAGGCCTTGGTAGTCTCAGATCAGGATAGACTTTTGTCAAATGCAAGGCTGCTTCACTCGGCATACACATATATCCCACGGAGTAGAGCTCCCCCA GTTGGTGTTCACTGCTCTGATAGAAACTTTTACTATAAAATGATTGAACAATTCCACAATCCTTGGATTAAGAGGTTGTTTGTGGGATTTGCACGTACATCTGAATGTAACGGGCCGAGAATGCCAGATTGTCATCATTTAATTGAAGAAATAGATTCTGAACTACCTGTTTCTCAGCCTGCTCTACAGTTAACACACAGTATTTTTGGGTCGTCTCCACCTATGTGGAATTTTGACCCAGCAAAGTTGTTGACT GACTCTGGGAAGCTTCAAACGCTTGATATATTATTGAGACGCTTAAGAGCTGAAAATCATCGTGTTCTTTTGTTTGCCCAGATGACTAAGATGCTGAATATTTTGGAG GACTATATGAACTACAGAAAATATAGGTATTTCAGACTTGATGGATCATCTACTATACAAGATCGTAGAGACATGGTCAGAGACTTCCAGAATAG gcctgatatttttgtgttcttgttgagtACAAGAGCTGGTGGACTTGGCATCAACTTGACAGCTGCTGACACAGTCATATTTTACGAGAGTGATTGGAATCCAACATTAGATCTACAGGCAATGGACAGAGCTCATCGTTTGGGTCAGACAAGAGAT GTTACTGTTTACCGACTTATATGCAAAGAGACAGTTGAAGAAAAAATTCTTCATAGAGCAAGCCAGAAAAGTACTGTACAAAACCTTGTAATGACTGGGGGTTCTGTTGGTGGTGATCTTTTAGCTCCTGAGGATGTTGTTTCTTTGCTTCTAGATGATCCCCAGTTGGAGcagaaattaaaggaaattcCCCTCCAG GCAAAggataagcaaaagaaaaaacAACCTGCAAGGGGCATTTTCTTAAATGAAGAAGGTGATGCATCTCTTCAAGATTTAACCAACGCTGTACCCCAGGGTACTGTGGATAATGATCTTACTGTGGACACAGAGGGTTCGAAGTCTGCTAATAAAAAG AGAAAAGCTGCCTCGGATAAGCAAACTTCAAGGCTGAAGAGTTCTCAGAAGATAAGTGATGTCGGTATGTCAGCCATGGACGACGAATTGGATGACCTGAACACTGATCCAGTTGGCCAGAAGCCCAAGAGACCAAAAAGGTTAAAGAAGAGTATTAATGAGAGGTTCGAAGAGGCTTCTATTGGCACGGCCACTGCCGTCACAGAGCAGACCCAATATCCACCTCCACAGGATTTCACATCCATCGTTCCTAGAGCGGAAACGAGCCTAGACCCCTAA
- the LOC107645509 gene encoding DNA helicase INO80 isoform X2, with protein sequence MDHRTKSKDSLNYSTLFNLESLMNFQLPEQDDDFNYYENSSQDESRDSQGRAVANYSNGNMRGKEVSSAKKRKWSQNGDNEERSSYYRTHRSMLGEHIQKYKRRFNDNSSSPAQNQVAAPLLKSSVGSKAHKSGNELRRGLHAAETTSEWMNGSNSQKMGNYRDSDLLKQYCPNRIIYEPAFLDIGDGITYKIPPRYDKLAALLNLPTFSEIHVQDFYLKGTLDLGSLAEMMAADKRFGNRNRIGMGETIPHYESLQARLKVMSASNSPHKFSLKVSDLNSSIPEGAAGNIKRSILSEGGVLQIYYVKVLEKGDTYEIIERSLPKKQKVKKDPALIEKEEMERIGKIWVNIIRRDIPKHQRNFTALHRKQLVDAKRFAENCQREVRLKVSRSIKWTRTAGIRTRKLARDMLLFWKRIDKEMAEVRRREEKEAAEALRREQELREAKRQQQRLNFLIQQTELYSHFMQNKSSLVSEALPMGDESTNDQDLIDSSTFGRNEEEDHEEAELKKEALKAAQEAVSKQRRLTSAFDTECLRLRQADEADLLQPEVAGASNIDLQTPSTMPVASTVRTPELFKGVLKEYQLKGLQWLVNCYEQGLNGILADEMGLGKTIQAMAFLAHLAEEKNIWGPFLVVAPASVLNNWNEELERFCPELKRLPYWGGVAERSVLRKSINPKDLYRREAKFHVLITSYQLLVTDEKFFRRVKWQYMVLDEAQAIKSSASIRWKTLLSFNCRNRLLLTGTPIQNNMAELWSLLHFIMPTLFDSHEQFNEWFSKGIENHAEHGGTLNEHQLNRLHSILKPFMLRRVKKDVISELTTKTEVTVHCKLSSRQQAFYQAIKNKISLAELFDSNRGQLNEKRILNLMNIVIQLRKVCNHPELFERSEGSTYLHFGEIPNSLLPPPFGELEDVYYSGGHNPISYEIPKLVYREIMQSSETLGSAVGHGVCRESFLKHFNIFRPENVYRSVFPEGMCVSSGGFGFTHMTDLSPQEVAFLANGSFMERLLFSMMRSDKKFIDEVVDFLVETIDDDDPECSNLEKGKVRAVTRMLLVPSKSETQFLQRRFPTGPSHAPFEALVVSDQDRLLSNARLLHSAYTYIPRSRAPPVGVHCSDRNFYYKMIEQFHNPWIKRLFVGFARTSECNGPRMPDCHHLIEEIDSELPVSQPALQLTHSIFGSSPPMWNFDPAKLLTDSGKLQTLDILLRRLRAENHRVLLFAQMTKMLNILEDYMNYRKYRYFRLDGSSTIQDRRDMVRDFQNRPDIFVFLLSTRAGGLGINLTAADTVIFYESDWNPTLDLQAMDRAHRLGQTRDVTVYRLICKETVEEKILHRASQKSTVQNLVMTGGSVGGDLLAPEDVVSLLLDDPQLEQKLKEIPLQAKDKQKKKQPARGIFLNEEGDASLQDLTNAVPQGTVDNDLTVDTEGSKSANKKRKAASDKQTSRLKSSQKISDVGMSAMDDELDDLNTDPVGQKPKRPKRLKKSINERFEEASIGTATAVTEQTQYPPPQDFTSIVPRAETSLDP encoded by the exons ATGGATCACAGAACAAAGTCGAAGGACTCGCTCAACTACTCCACTCTCTTCAATCTCGAG TCTTTGATGAACTTTCAACTTCCAGAACAAGATGATGATTTCAATTATTACGAAAATAGTAGTCAGGATGAGAGCAGAGATAGCCAAG GTAGGGCTGTTGCAAATTACAGTAATGGGAATATGCGTGGTAAGGAGGTGAGTTCggcgaagaagaggaagtggtctCAGAACGGGGACAATGAGGAAAGGAGCAGTTATTACAGGACACA TAGGTCGATGCTTGGAGAGCATATTCAGAAATACAAGAGGAGGTTTAATGATAACTCATCTAGCCCTGCTCAAAATCAGGTTGCTGCTCCTCTTCTCAAAAGTAGCGTGGGTTCAAAAGCTCACAAGTCAGGGAATGAACTCAGGAGAGGACTACATGCTGCAGAGACTACATCTGAGTGGATGAATGGTTCCAATTCTCAGAAAATGGGAAATTACCGTGATTCTGATCTCTTGAAGCAATATTGCCCCAATAG GATAATATATGAACCTGCTTTTTTGGATATTGGGGATGGTATCACTTACAAGATTCCTCCAAGATATGATAAGTTAGCTGCATTGCTCAACCTTCCTACCTTCTCAGAGATCCATGTTCAGGATTTCTACTTAAAGGGTACCTTGGATTTGGGATCCTTGGCTGAAATGATGGCTGCTGATAAAAGATTTGGGAACAGAAACCGGATAGGCATGGGGGAAACCATACCCCACTATGAATCACTTCAGGCACGATTGAAGGTCATGTCAGCTTCTAATTCACCTCATAAGTTCAGTCTGAAAGTATCAGACTTGAACTCCTCCATTCCAGAGGGGGCTGCTGGAAACATCAAGCGATCTATTCTGTCCGAGGGTGGTGTATTGCAGATTTACTATGTGAAGGTTTTGGAGAAAGGGGACACTTATGAG ATCATTGAACGAAGCCTACCCAAGAAGCAAAAGGTAAAGAAAGACCCTGCTTTGATAGAGAAGGAGGAAATGGAAAGAATTGGTAAGATTTGGGTGAACATTATTAGAAGAGATATACCCAAACATCAGAGGAACTTCACTGCTTTGCATCGAAAGCAGCTTGTTGATGCCAAGAGGTTTGCTGAGAACTGTCAGAGAGAG GTTAGGCTGAAAGTGAGTAGATCAATTAAATGGACGCGGACTGCTGGTATACGCACCCGAAAACTTGCTAGAGACATGTTGCTATTCTGGAAGCGAATAGATAAGGAGATG GCAGAAGTACGAAGACGAGAGGAGAAAGAAGCTGCTGAAGCTTTGAGGCGTGAACAGGAGCTTCGTGAAGCAAAGCGGCAGCAGCAAAGGCTGAATTTTCTTATACAGCAAACTGAGCTGTACAGTCACTTTATGCAGAACAAGTCAAGCTTAGTATCAGAAGCTTTACCCATGGGTGATGAAAGTACAAATGACCAAGATCTAATTGACTCTTCAACTTTTGGGCGTAATGAGGAGGAAGATCATGAAGAGGCTGAGTTGAAGAAGGAAGCTCTGAAGGCTGCTCAAGAAGCTGTTTCCAAACAGAGAAGATTGACAAGTGCTTTTGACACTGAGTGCTTGAGGCTGCGCCAGGCTGATGAAGCTGATTTACTCCAACCAGAAGTTGCTGGAGCAAGTAATATTGATTTACAAACCCC CTCAACCATGCCAGTGGCCTCCACAGTTCGGACACCAGAATTGTTTAAAGGTGTTCTCAAAGAGTATCAGCTAAAAGGTCTTCAATGGCTAGTTAATTGTTATGAGCAG GGTTTAAATGGTATTCTTGCTGATGAGATGGGTCTTGGAAAGACCATTCAGGCTATGGCTTTTTTAGCCCATCTAGCTGAG GAGAAAAACATATGGGGACCTTTCCTGGTTGTTGCACCTGCATCTGTATTAAACAATTGGAATGAGGAACTTGAGCGCTTTTGCCCTGAACTGAAAAGACTTCCTTATTGGGGTGGGGTTGCAGAGCGGTCAGTGCTTAGGAAAAGTATTAACCCAAAGGATCTTTATCGCAG GGAAGCCAAATTTCATGTCCTCATCACAAGCTATCAGTTATTAGTTACTGATGAGAAGTTTTTTCGTCGTGTAAAATGGCAGTACATGGTTTTAGATGAAGCCCAGGCAATTAAAAGTTCTGCCAG TATAAGATGGAAGACGCTCCTAAGTTTTAATTGTCGGAATCGCTTACTGCTGACTGGTACACCTATTCAGAATAATATGGCGGAGTTGTGGTCTCTTTTGCATTTCATTATGCCAACATTATTTGACAGCCATGAGCAGTTTAATGAGTGGTTTTCAAAAGG AATTGAGAACCATGCTGAACATGGGGGTACTTTGAATGAGCACCAACTGAATAGATTG CATTCAATCCTAAAGCCGTTCATGCTGCGCCGTGTTAAAAAAGATGTAATCTCTGAGCTGACCACTAAAACTGAAGTTACAGTTCACTGCAAGTTGAGTTCTCGACAACAGGCTTTCTATCAAGcaattaaaaacaagatatcTCTTGCTGAACTGTTTGATAGTAATCGTGGACAGCTCAATGAGaagagaattttgaatttaatgaacaTCGTTATTCAACTAAGGAAG GTTTGCAACCATCCAGAATTATTTGAAAGGAGCGAGGGAAGCACATACCTTCATTTTGGAGAGATTCCAAATTCTCTTCTACCTCCTCCATTTGGGGAGTTGGAGGATGTATACTATTCTGGGGGTCACAACCCCATTTCATACGAG ataccAAAACTTGTGTATCGAGAAATTATGCAGAGTTCTGAGACTCTTGGTTCAGCTGTTGGTCATGGTGTCTGCAGAGAATCTTTTCTGaaacattttaatatttttagacCAGAAAATGTTTATCGATCTGTTTTCCCGGAAGGTATGTGTGTTAGCAGTGGAGGCTTTGGTTTTACCCATATGACGGATTTGTCTCCACAAGAGGTGGCATTTTTGGCTAATGGTTCTTTTATGGAGCGATTGTTATTTTCTATGATGAGATCGGATAAAAAATTCATCGATGAAGTTGTAGATTTTCTTGTTGAGACCATAGATGATGATGATCCAGAATGTAGTAATCTTGAGAAAGGGAAAGTGAGAGCTGTTACTCGAATGTTATTGGTGCCATCAAAATCTGAAACTCAGTTTCTTCAAAGAAGATTTCCAACCGGGCCCAGCCATGCTCCTTTTGAGGCCTTGGTAGTCTCAGATCAGGATAGACTTTTGTCAAATGCAAGGCTGCTTCACTCGGCATACACATATATCCCACGGAGTAGAGCTCCCCCA GTTGGTGTTCACTGCTCTGATAGAAACTTTTACTATAAAATGATTGAACAATTCCACAATCCTTGGATTAAGAGGTTGTTTGTGGGATTTGCACGTACATCTGAATGTAACGGGCCGAGAATGCCAGATTGTCATCATTTAATTGAAGAAATAGATTCTGAACTACCTGTTTCTCAGCCTGCTCTACAGTTAACACACAGTATTTTTGGGTCGTCTCCACCTATGTGGAATTTTGACCCAGCAAAGTTGTTGACT GACTCTGGGAAGCTTCAAACGCTTGATATATTATTGAGACGCTTAAGAGCTGAAAATCATCGTGTTCTTTTGTTTGCCCAGATGACTAAGATGCTGAATATTTTGGAG GACTATATGAACTACAGAAAATATAGGTATTTCAGACTTGATGGATCATCTACTATACAAGATCGTAGAGACATGGTCAGAGACTTCCAGAATAG gcctgatatttttgtgttcttgttgagtACAAGAGCTGGTGGACTTGGCATCAACTTGACAGCTGCTGACACAGTCATATTTTACGAGAGTGATTGGAATCCAACATTAGATCTACAGGCAATGGACAGAGCTCATCGTTTGGGTCAGACAAGAGAT GTTACTGTTTACCGACTTATATGCAAAGAGACAGTTGAAGAAAAAATTCTTCATAGAGCAAGCCAGAAAAGTACTGTACAAAACCTTGTAATGACTGGGGGTTCTGTTGGTGGTGATCTTTTAGCTCCTGAGGATGTTGTTTCTTTGCTTCTAGATGATCCCCAGTTGGAGcagaaattaaaggaaattcCCCTCCAG GCAAAggataagcaaaagaaaaaacAACCTGCAAGGGGCATTTTCTTAAATGAAGAAGGTGATGCATCTCTTCAAGATTTAACCAACGCTGTACCCCAGGGTACTGTGGATAATGATCTTACTGTGGACACAGAGGGTTCGAAGTCTGCTAATAAAAAG AGAAAAGCTGCCTCGGATAAGCAAACTTCAAGGCTGAAGAGTTCTCAGAAGATAAGTGATGTCGGTATGTCAGCCATGGACGACGAATTGGATGACCTGAACACTGATCCAGTTGGCCAGAAGCCCAAGAGACCAAAAAGGTTAAAGAAGAGTATTAATGAGAGGTTCGAAGAGGCTTCTATTGGCACGGCCACTGCCGTCACAGAGCAGACCCAATATCCACCTCCACAGGATTTCACATCCATCGTTCCTAGAGCGGAAACGAGCCTAGACCCCTAA